The following are encoded in a window of Prevotella melaninogenica genomic DNA:
- a CDS encoding gamma-glutamyl-gamma-aminobutyrate hydrolase family protein → MQYDLQSHLDKVYSTFPEAKRKPIIGITTNYMNGDAALRNVYYKQVVAAGGVPMLIPPVADKDVLINTLDHLDGLLLTGGADINPLWLGEEPSPKLHNINAERDLPELMLIRLAFNRQLPILGICRGAQALAVALGGKIQQDIYDEYIREEETVEKKLSKDKTVITYRAATLKHSQDAERCEATHSVTLNKSSVLYALYKEERLMVNSFHHQAVKDAGKHFRVTALSPDGVIEAIESSEFKPIMGVQWHPEWMGEEGGKLFQWLVGQSNNFYLAKQLHQRILTLDTHCDTPMFFPQGVNFDQRDSRILYDLHKMTEGRQDAVTMAAYLPQPKIGESFSSKIDVEGLKRFNPHLIETLNQLSPAVYANLIFDKIEEIVKQNQRYICIARTPSDLYEDKRKGRKSIMFAIENGLALEHKLENVKHFAQRGVTYITLCHNGDNDICDSARGCNTHGGVSKFGEEVIKEMNRNGIMVDLSHGGEKSFYDALEISTMPIVCSHSNSKALCDVPRNLTDDQMRALAKKGGVAHITMYQGFLKKGSEATVMDAIAHLEHAISIMGIDHVGIGTDFDGDGTVRGMADASEMINFTLHLLRRKYSERDIEKIWGGNWLRVMAQVQSVRK, encoded by the coding sequence ATGCAATACGATCTTCAGTCACATCTCGATAAGGTGTATTCAACTTTCCCTGAAGCAAAGCGTAAGCCTATAATTGGTATCACTACCAATTATATGAATGGTGATGCAGCGTTAAGGAATGTCTATTATAAGCAGGTGGTAGCTGCGGGCGGAGTCCCAATGCTTATTCCTCCTGTGGCTGATAAGGATGTGCTTATTAACACCCTTGACCATCTTGACGGTCTTCTCCTTACAGGTGGTGCTGATATCAATCCTCTGTGGCTTGGCGAGGAGCCTTCTCCTAAACTTCATAATATCAATGCTGAGCGTGATTTACCCGAACTGATGCTTATCCGTTTGGCGTTTAATCGTCAGTTGCCTATCCTTGGTATCTGCCGTGGAGCGCAAGCCCTTGCTGTCGCTTTAGGTGGAAAGATACAGCAAGATATCTATGATGAATATATAAGAGAGGAGGAAACGGTTGAAAAGAAACTGAGCAAAGACAAAACGGTAATAACCTATCGTGCTGCTACATTAAAGCATTCACAGGACGCTGAACGCTGTGAAGCTACGCATAGCGTGACCCTTAACAAGTCATCTGTCCTCTATGCGCTCTATAAGGAAGAGCGTCTTATGGTCAATAGTTTCCACCATCAGGCAGTGAAAGATGCTGGAAAGCACTTCCGTGTGACAGCACTTTCGCCCGATGGAGTGATAGAAGCCATTGAGAGTAGCGAGTTCAAGCCTATCATGGGAGTGCAATGGCATCCCGAATGGATGGGTGAAGAGGGAGGTAAACTCTTCCAGTGGCTGGTCGGACAGTCTAATAACTTCTACCTTGCTAAGCAACTTCATCAGCGCATCTTGACGCTTGATACACATTGCGATACGCCTATGTTCTTCCCACAAGGTGTCAACTTCGATCAACGTGACTCACGTATTCTCTACGATCTCCATAAGATGACGGAAGGAAGACAGGATGCTGTGACGATGGCTGCTTACCTTCCACAACCGAAGATAGGCGAGTCTTTTTCGTCAAAGATTGATGTTGAAGGTTTGAAACGCTTTAATCCTCATCTCATTGAGACATTGAATCAGCTCTCACCAGCTGTCTATGCCAACCTTATCTTCGACAAAATAGAGGAAATTGTTAAGCAAAACCAACGCTATATCTGTATTGCTCGTACACCTTCCGACCTTTACGAGGATAAGCGCAAGGGACGTAAGAGCATTATGTTTGCTATTGAGAACGGTCTTGCTTTGGAGCATAAGCTTGAGAATGTAAAGCACTTTGCACAGCGTGGTGTGACCTATATAACCCTTTGTCACAATGGTGATAACGACATCTGCGACTCTGCACGAGGTTGCAACACCCATGGAGGAGTAAGTAAGTTTGGTGAAGAGGTCATCAAGGAGATGAATCGTAACGGTATTATGGTCGACTTAAGCCACGGCGGAGAGAAGAGTTTTTACGATGCGTTGGAGATTAGTACGATGCCAATCGTATGTAGTCATTCTAATAGCAAAGCACTCTGTGACGTTCCTCGCAACCTTACCGACGACCAGATGCGAGCGTTGGCAAAGAAGGGCGGTGTGGCTCATATCACAATGTACCAAGGCTTCTTGAAGAAGGGTAGTGAGGCAACAGTGATGGATGCGATAGCCCATCTTGAGCATGCTATCAGCATTATGGGCATCGACCATGTTGGTATTGGAACCGACTTTGATGGTGACGGCACCGTACGAGGTATGGCTGATGCGAGCGAAATGATCAACTTCACCCTTCATCTTTTGCGTCGTAAGTATAGCGAAAGAGATATTGAAAAGATATGGGGAGGCAACTGGCTGCGTGTAATGGCGCAGGTACAGAGCGTTAGAAAATAA
- a CDS encoding Lrp/AsnC family transcriptional regulator — protein MEKVDRLDKKILGILSQNARMPFKDVAAQCGVSRAAIHQRVQHLIENGVITGSGFDVNPKSLGYTTCTYVGLNLERGSMYKKVVERISAIPEVVECHFTTGPYTMLVKLYAKDNEQLMDLLNNQLQGISGVVSTETLISLEQSIKREIPIAEELL, from the coding sequence ATGGAAAAAGTAGATCGTTTGGACAAGAAAATATTGGGTATCCTCTCGCAGAATGCTCGTATGCCTTTTAAAGATGTTGCTGCCCAGTGTGGCGTTTCACGTGCTGCTATTCACCAGCGCGTACAACATCTCATAGAGAATGGAGTCATAACAGGTAGTGGTTTCGACGTTAATCCTAAGAGTTTAGGCTATACAACCTGCACCTATGTGGGACTAAACCTCGAGCGTGGCTCTATGTATAAGAAGGTTGTTGAACGTATCAGTGCTATTCCAGAGGTGGTTGAATGTCATTTTACAACGGGTCCTTATACAATGCTTGTGAAGCTTTATGCAAAAGACAACGAGCAGTTGATGGACCTTCTTAACAATCAGTTGCAAGGTATCTCAGGTGTCGTATCAACCGAAACACTTATTTCTCTTGAGCAAAGTATCAAACGTGAGATACCTATAGCAGAAGAATTGCTCTAA